The sequence CATGAATATTACTTAAAGGTGTTAAAAAGGGATTAATATGAATACTGATCAATCATTTATTACAAACGAAGAAAATCAAAGTCTTAAGGAGCGGTTTGAAGTCCTTATTAAAGACACTTCATTCTTTGACTGTCTTGTGGGCTATTTCTATTCCAGCGGGTTTCACGCTATCTACCAGTCACTGGAAAACACAGAAAAGATAAGAATTCTTATTGGAATCAGCACAAGCAAACAAACTTTTGAATTACTGGAAAACGCCCAAAAATTCAAACAGCAACAAATTGATTTCTCACACGCCGAAACCAAGCAGGAAGTTGAAAATCTTGTTCAAAAAGAAATGGAGGATTCTGAAGACAATAGAAAAGTTGAAGAAGGCGTAAATAAATTTATAGAATGGGTTAGAAGCGACAAACTGGAAATAAAGGCTTATCCGTCACAGAATATACACGCCAAACTTTATATTATGACATTTACGGAAGCTGATCGGGATGAAGGACGCGTTATTACAGGCTCTAGCAATTTTACACAGGCCGGGCTGGTTGACAATCTTGAATTCAACGTGGAACTGAAAAACAGAAGTGACTATGATTTTGCTAAAAATAAATTTGAGGAATTATGGAGTAACGCTGTAGATGTCAGCGAAAAGTATGTTCAGACCATTCAGGGTAAGACCTGGTTGAGTCAAAATATCTCCCCCTACCAGTTATACCTGAAATTTCTATACGAATATTTCAAGGATGAACTCAGCCAGACAGATGAAGTGTTTATTAAGTATCTCCCGCAGGAGTTTAAAAAGCTTGAATATCAGGAGCAGGCGGTTTTAAACGCGAAAAAGATACTTCTGGAATACGGCGGCGTTTTTATCTCCGACGTTGTGGGTCTGGGAAAAACATACATTTCAGCAATGCTGGCAGGTCAACTGGATGGCAGAACACTTGTTATCGCCCCGCCGGTGCTTTTGGAAAAATCCAATCCCGGCTCCTGGCCAAATGTTTTTGAGGACTTTGGGATCAGACAAACCCGTTTTGAATCTCTTGGTAAACTGGACGACCTGTTGGCCATAGGAACAGACAAATATACAAATATTATCATAGATGAGGCACACCGCTTTCGAACCGAAACAACAATTACCTATGAGAAACTGGCGGAAATATGCCGCGGAAAAAGAGTTATCCTGGTAACGGCAACACCTTACAATAACACCCCACAAGATATTCTAAGCCTTCTTAAGCTGTTTCAGAAAGCCAAAAAAAGCACCATTCCCAATCTGCCTAACCTGGAAGCATTCTTTAACGGTCTGGATAAAAAACTTAAAAATCTGGACAGAAAGAAAGACTATACCAAATACATAAATACTGTAAGAGCAAACTCACGAGAAATACGCGATAAAGTTCTTAAATATTTAATGGTGCGCCGCACCAGGACGGAAATTGAAAAATATTTCAGTAAAGACATAAAAGAACAAGGTCTTAAATTTCCGGATGTTAAAAAACCTGAGCCGCTATTCTACGAACTCAATGACGAAGAAGACGGTATTTTTAATAAAACCATCAATCTGATTGTTAATAAATTCAAATACGCACGTTACATGCCCATGCTTTATTATGAAGGCAAAATTGACCAGCTTGAAGAGCAGTCCCAGAAAAACATGGGCCGGTTTATGAAAATCCTGCTTGTCAAACGGCTGGAAAGCAGTTTCTTTGCCTTTAGAAATTCCGTGGACAGATTCATGCATTCCTATGAAATGTTCATAAAAGAACTGGAGAACGGTAATGTCTATGTGAGTAAAAAACACACCAACAAGATATTTGAACTGCTTGAAAACGATGATGATGAGGCAGTCCAGCGATTAATAGATAAAGGCAAGGCGGGAAAATACGAAAGCCAAGATTTCAGAAAAGAACTCAGAATAGATTTGCAGCATGATCTTGACGTCCTTATGGAAGTCAAAAAGCTGTGGCAGAAAGTAAACCGTGACCCGAAGCTCCTAAAATTCATAAACGAACTGTCAAAAAATGCAGTTTTAAAAAACAATCATCTCATTATTTTTACGGAATCAAAGGAAACAGCCAATTATCTTTTTAAAAACATAAATGAAAAATATCCTGACAAGGTGCTTTTGTTTACAGGTGATTCAGGCGAGTCTGTCCGCGATAAAGTGCTTGAAAATTTTGACGCCCGAGCCCGGCACCCCAAAGAAGATTATCGAATACTTGTCTCCACTGAAGTCCTGGCAGAAGGCGTGAACCTGCATCGCGCCAATGTGGTGAGAGTGGGCCGTATTAACAGGGTTGATACACCCTTTGGCGTTATCCATACCTTCAATTTTTTCCCTACTAAACAATCCAATGACCAGATAAAACTGAAAGAAGCGGCAGAAGCGAAAATCAATGCCTTTTTAACCCTGCTTGGCGGCGATGCCGAGCTTTTGACCGAAGGGGAGCCAGTCGGCTCACATGAGCTGTTTGACCGGTTGACCTCAATAAAAGCGCTGGAAGGCGAGGATGAGGCGGAGGATAGCGATCTTAAGTATCTTCAGGTTATTCGGGATATCCGGGAAAAGGAATCAGACCTTTTTGAGAAAATAAAACGCCTGCCCA comes from Deltaproteobacteria bacterium and encodes:
- a CDS encoding helicase gives rise to the protein MNTDQSFITNEENQSLKERFEVLIKDTSFFDCLVGYFYSSGFHAIYQSLENTEKIRILIGISTSKQTFELLENAQKFKQQQIDFSHAETKQEVENLVQKEMEDSEDNRKVEEGVNKFIEWVRSDKLEIKAYPSQNIHAKLYIMTFTEADRDEGRVITGSSNFTQAGLVDNLEFNVELKNRSDYDFAKNKFEELWSNAVDVSEKYVQTIQGKTWLSQNISPYQLYLKFLYEYFKDELSQTDEVFIKYLPQEFKKLEYQEQAVLNAKKILLEYGGVFISDVVGLGKTYISAMLAGQLDGRTLVIAPPVLLEKSNPGSWPNVFEDFGIRQTRFESLGKLDDLLAIGTDKYTNIIIDEAHRFRTETTITYEKLAEICRGKRVILVTATPYNNTPQDILSLLKLFQKAKKSTIPNLPNLEAFFNGLDKKLKNLDRKKDYTKYINTVRANSREIRDKVLKYLMVRRTRTEIEKYFSKDIKEQGLKFPDVKKPEPLFYELNDEEDGIFNKTINLIVNKFKYARYMPMLYYEGKIDQLEEQSQKNMGRFMKILLVKRLESSFFAFRNSVDRFMHSYEMFIKELENGNVYVSKKHTNKIFELLENDDDEAVQRLIDKGKAGKYESQDFRKELRIDLQHDLDVLMEVKKLWQKVNRDPKLLKFINELSKNAVLKNNHLIIFTESKETANYLFKNINEKYPDKVLLFTGDSGESVRDKVLENFDARARHPKEDYRILVSTEVLAEGVNLHRANVVRVGRINRVDTPFGVIHTFNFFPTKQSNDQIKLKEAAEAKINAFLTLLGGDAELLTEGEPVGSHELFDRLTSIKALEGEDEAEDSDLKYLQVIRDIREKESDLFEKIKRLPKKARTAKLNGDFSQSLITYFRRGKLQKFFRAQDKKVAKELDFISAAKLLESQPDEKRKKLPGEIYDLLDKNKEAFIIATTEEMSEPQKRKGHDSATNILRILKATMKNTQKLTEDQEFYLKKVLIQLEEGGLPKQTAKNTLKALNALKNELVNPFKVLAVLQTHIPERLLKSHYAEQNPAVFGKREVILSLYLSGE